A part of Melittangium boletus DSM 14713 genomic DNA contains:
- a CDS encoding aldo/keto reductase, producing the protein MFDPHHPVEDAGGFSPLRSSTLSSVARRLGATPMQVALAWLLRRAPNILLIPDTFSVAHLRENSWPLPLSPRSPPPLLLGGPEMAAVRCLERRRSGSS; encoded by the coding sequence ATGTTTGACCCGCATCACCCCGTCGAGGACGCCGGCGGGTTCAGCCCGTTGCGGTCGTCCACCTTGTCCTCCGTCGCGCGGCGGCTCGGCGCCACGCCCATGCAAGTCGCACTCGCGTGGCTGCTGCGCCGCGCGCCCAACATCCTGCTGATTCCCGACACGTTCTCCGTCGCGCACCTGCGCGAGAACTCCTGGCCGCTGCCTCTCTCCCCTCGCTCGCCTCCTCCTCTCCTGCTTGGGGGACCAGAAATGGCCGCAGTTCGGTGCCTGGAGCGAAGACGCAGTGGAAGCTCGTGA
- a CDS encoding GH92 family glycosyl hydrolase, whose protein sequence is MWLLRERRMAGLAVAGLLVSCKGSVPPPPIDEPDVPGVDEPIPVDPTPVDPTPFVNPFIGTQNFGNTFPGASAPFGMVQVSPDTGGQGGYDYQQDSIYGFSQTHLSGVGCGVMGELPIMPTTGTVETVDVNGYKSKYSHDDEEATPGYYRVGLSRYGIKAELTATERTGWLRFTFPATAAANVLFNTGKANQAVQDSEIHVVGDRTLEGRVKAGGFCAGRDQHTVYFTATFDRPFASHGTWRGSTPTPGSRDAAGPGGNGAWVTFDTATDHDVTVKVGLSYTGLDGARRNLTQETGESFDFDATRTRLHDAWVDKLGAIQIGGGSRDRRVAFYTALYHAQLHPNLAGDVDGRYVGFDNQVHSASGYTPYQNFSLWDTYRPQNQLLELLEPQVARDVALSILSIGRDGGWLPRWALANSETNIMTGDPVTPFLVEAWARGLLEGHEQEAYALLRKNALSTPPADSPYNGRSGVEYYNARGYLPSGLKLGVDCAHKGGDNDCVHPASATLEYSAADAALALMARGLGHEDDARMFAERGQWYRNLWDASIGQFRPRTVDGTWMTPYDPVEASHQFHEGGAYQYQWLVPQDPAGLVALMGGERATEQRLDAFFAYDKLLADPAGTARGDWITQPYDYYGKPTYNPNNEPDLLAPYMYLWAGAPAKTATVVRAAMTLFTTGPDGMTGNDDLGTMSAWYVFSSLGLYPTMSGADFLALSSPQFESAVVRIGPFGTRQGGTLNITAPGASDTRRYIQRVTLDGRDVPRTSLDWNELVRGGTLAHTLGAEPSSWGTPSTARPPSVNQAEGDSRAHVDASVRPSSAVIAASNAAQTVELALDVLGQAPVGLDVSVTPTVPAGWSATSSSFRLSSQRLPVQWTGSLAITVPANTPLGVYPIQVAVSADGANTVTRNVSIAVRPAGSCLLDIPEPCAVDLTHERNHDGTATVAQSGEGNFDGGGWSFDGDLLPVAGPITWSGVTYSAPDPSGSVNNFVEARGQGILLPRGNYQTLHLISVSHHGPVTTAISVRYSDGNQTNISVTAGDWAGSTPSGTTVVLDMPHRIKAGSGVDGPPVRLFGQALALDPAKQVHSMTLPNDARFAVYAVSLSEPK, encoded by the coding sequence ATGTGGTTGCTTCGCGAGAGAAGAATGGCGGGTCTGGCGGTCGCTGGATTGCTCGTCAGTTGCAAGGGCTCCGTGCCGCCCCCGCCGATCGACGAGCCCGATGTCCCGGGGGTGGACGAGCCTATCCCGGTGGATCCCACTCCGGTGGATCCCACCCCATTCGTCAATCCCTTCATCGGCACCCAGAACTTCGGCAATACCTTTCCCGGCGCGAGCGCGCCTTTCGGAATGGTGCAGGTCAGCCCGGATACGGGCGGACAGGGCGGATACGACTACCAGCAGGATTCCATCTACGGGTTCAGCCAGACGCACCTGTCCGGTGTCGGCTGCGGGGTCATGGGTGAATTGCCCATCATGCCCACGACCGGCACTGTCGAGACCGTCGACGTCAATGGCTACAAGTCGAAGTACTCGCATGACGACGAGGAGGCCACGCCCGGGTACTACCGCGTCGGCCTCTCCCGCTACGGCATCAAGGCCGAGCTCACGGCCACCGAGCGGACCGGCTGGCTGCGCTTCACCTTCCCGGCCACGGCCGCCGCGAATGTCCTGTTCAACACCGGGAAGGCCAACCAGGCGGTTCAAGACTCGGAAATCCACGTCGTCGGGGACCGAACCCTCGAGGGCCGGGTCAAGGCCGGTGGCTTCTGCGCCGGGCGTGACCAGCATACGGTGTACTTCACGGCCACGTTCGACCGGCCCTTCGCGTCCCACGGCACCTGGCGCGGCTCCACCCCGACACCCGGCTCGCGGGATGCGGCCGGTCCCGGGGGCAACGGGGCCTGGGTGACGTTCGACACGGCCACGGATCACGACGTCACGGTGAAGGTCGGGCTGTCCTATACCGGGCTCGACGGTGCCAGGCGGAATCTCACCCAGGAGACGGGCGAGTCCTTCGATTTCGATGCCACGAGGACCCGGCTGCATGACGCGTGGGTCGACAAGCTCGGAGCCATCCAGATCGGCGGAGGTTCCCGCGACCGGCGGGTCGCCTTCTATACCGCGCTGTACCATGCGCAGTTGCACCCAAACCTGGCCGGCGACGTGGACGGCCGGTACGTCGGTTTCGACAACCAGGTGCACAGCGCGAGCGGCTACACGCCGTACCAGAACTTCTCGTTGTGGGACACGTACCGCCCCCAGAATCAGTTGCTGGAGCTGCTCGAACCCCAGGTCGCCCGGGACGTCGCGCTGTCGATCCTCTCCATTGGCCGGGATGGAGGTTGGCTGCCGCGTTGGGCGCTCGCCAACAGCGAGACCAACATCATGACCGGGGATCCGGTCACGCCCTTCCTTGTCGAGGCCTGGGCCCGGGGGCTCCTCGAGGGCCATGAACAAGAGGCCTACGCGCTGCTGCGGAAGAACGCGCTCAGCACTCCGCCCGCCGATTCGCCCTACAACGGTCGCTCGGGCGTCGAGTACTACAACGCCCGCGGCTACCTCCCGTCGGGTCTGAAGCTGGGCGTCGACTGCGCGCACAAGGGCGGTGACAATGACTGCGTGCACCCGGCGTCGGCGACGCTCGAATACTCGGCGGCCGACGCGGCGCTCGCGTTGATGGCGCGGGGGCTCGGGCACGAGGACGATGCACGGATGTTCGCCGAGCGCGGACAGTGGTACCGCAACCTGTGGGACGCCTCCATCGGCCAGTTCCGTCCGCGCACGGTCGACGGCACGTGGATGACGCCGTACGATCCGGTGGAGGCCTCCCACCAGTTCCACGAGGGAGGGGCCTATCAATATCAGTGGCTGGTGCCGCAGGACCCCGCCGGGCTGGTCGCGCTCATGGGCGGTGAGCGCGCGACCGAGCAGCGGCTGGATGCCTTCTTCGCCTATGACAAGCTGCTCGCCGATCCCGCGGGAACCGCCCGCGGTGACTGGATCACCCAGCCCTACGACTACTACGGCAAGCCCACGTACAACCCGAACAACGAGCCCGACCTGCTCGCGCCCTACATGTACCTGTGGGCGGGAGCGCCCGCGAAGACGGCCACGGTCGTGCGCGCGGCGATGACGTTGTTCACCACGGGGCCGGACGGAATGACGGGCAACGACGACCTGGGCACGATGTCGGCGTGGTACGTGTTCTCCTCGCTCGGACTGTACCCGACGATGAGTGGCGCCGACTTCCTCGCGTTGTCCAGCCCCCAATTCGAGTCCGCCGTGGTCCGCATCGGGCCCTTCGGCACCCGTCAGGGCGGCACGCTGAACATCACGGCGCCCGGCGCCAGCGACACCCGACGGTACATCCAGCGCGTGACGCTCGACGGGCGGGATGTCCCACGCACCTCCTTGGATTGGAACGAGCTCGTGCGGGGCGGCACCCTGGCGCATACGCTCGGCGCCGAGCCCTCGAGCTGGGGAACCCCGAGCACCGCGAGGCCACCATCGGTCAATCAGGCGGAGGGGGACTCCCGCGCTCACGTCGACGCGTCCGTGCGGCCTTCCTCGGCGGTCATCGCGGCGAGCAACGCGGCACAGACGGTCGAGCTGGCCTTGGACGTGCTCGGCCAGGCGCCTGTGGGGCTGGACGTCTCCGTGACGCCGACCGTACCCGCCGGCTGGTCCGCCACGTCGTCCTCGTTCAGGCTGTCATCCCAGCGTCTGCCCGTGCAGTGGACGGGGTCCCTCGCCATCACCGTGCCCGCGAACACTCCCCTGGGCGTGTATCCGATCCAGGTGGCCGTCTCGGCGGATGGCGCGAACACCGTGACTCGAAACGTGTCCATCGCGGTACGACCGGCGGGGAGCTGCCTGCTCGACATTCCCGAGCCATGCGCCGTGGATCTGACGCACGAGCGCAACCATGACGGTACCGCGACGGTCGCGCAATCGGGAGAGGGCAACTTCGACGGCGGGGGCTGGAGCTTCGACGGAGACCTGCTCCCCGTGGCCGGACCCATCACCTGGTCAGGCGTGACGTATTCGGCACCCGATCCGAGCGGGAGCGTGAACAACTTCGTGGAGGCTCGCGGTCAGGGAATCCTTCTTCCGCGGGGCAATTACCAGACGCTTCACCTGATCTCCGTGTCGCACCATGGTCCCGTGACGACGGCGATCAGCGTGCGGTATTCGGATGGCAACCAGACGAACATCTCGGTCACGGCGGGAGACTGGGCGGGAAGCACGCCGTCCGGCACCACCGTGGTGCTCGACATGCCGCATCGGATCAAGGCCGGGAGCGGCGTGGACGGGCCTCCGGTGCGGTTGTTCGGCCAGGCACTCGCACTCGACCCGGCGAAGCAGGTGCACTCCATGACCCTGCCGAACGACGCGCGGTTCGCGGTGTACGCGGTCTCGCTCAGCGAACCCAAGTAA
- a CDS encoding Kelch repeat-containing protein, with protein sequence MRLMKPVVSLAVSLLMTACGEPAAQESPPLVTSAAALSSAVSRGCTFALSYRTNPVPFMPTEYYPTVTRQASPTCPWGAASVELNVVYSPPQMSVAANDLGVAVSYVNNYSRFRRGAGIRLQVLHLAPDTLERVSDTTFYEGYSGGVPGEVLNGELSLLTDGTTLKVRGEKVGTLQGETGSGPYYVATFPHFFTTRPPTYTLVASSTPEAQAVGSWTVTGALRSARSMHTATLLSSGEVLVLGGTTAEVFNPYDNVSTPTGSPIDSRVQNHTATVLPSGKVLALSGRLGGPSAWRSSAEVYDPATRTWTSANVMSTPRGYHTATLLDSGKVLVVGGESSQGATDSVEVYDPDTNTWSSEAPVSPPRWGHTATRLHSGRVLVLGGTSAPGTVSQDAREYDPSTHAWSSVAAMPRARSGHIAVRLYSGKVLVLGGGSDAVDIYDPYGATPWTSGPALASGNSAASATLLYSGEVLVTRSTGQASLYDPSTNTWLAAGALTAPLAAHAVTFLHTGQVLVTGGSASSDVTTVQRYTR encoded by the coding sequence ATGCGCCTCATGAAACCCGTGGTCTCCCTCGCGGTCTCCCTGTTGATGACCGCCTGTGGCGAGCCCGCCGCCCAGGAGTCACCCCCGCTCGTCACGAGCGCCGCCGCGCTGAGCTCCGCGGTCTCGCGCGGGTGTACCTTCGCGCTCTCGTACCGGACGAACCCGGTTCCGTTCATGCCGACCGAGTACTACCCCACCGTCACCCGGCAGGCGTCCCCCACCTGTCCCTGGGGCGCGGCGAGCGTGGAGCTCAACGTCGTCTACTCGCCCCCGCAGATGTCGGTGGCCGCCAACGACCTCGGGGTCGCCGTCAGCTACGTCAACAACTACTCGCGGTTCCGCCGGGGCGCGGGCATCCGGCTCCAGGTGCTGCACCTGGCGCCAGACACCCTGGAGAGGGTGAGCGACACGACCTTCTACGAGGGCTATTCCGGTGGCGTTCCGGGAGAGGTCCTCAACGGGGAGCTGTCCCTCTTGACGGACGGCACCACCCTGAAGGTCCGGGGCGAGAAGGTGGGCACCCTCCAGGGAGAGACCGGGAGTGGCCCCTACTACGTCGCGACGTTCCCCCATTTCTTCACCACCCGCCCGCCGACCTACACCCTCGTCGCCTCGTCGACCCCGGAGGCCCAGGCCGTGGGCTCCTGGACGGTGACGGGTGCCCTGCGCTCCGCGCGCTCCATGCACACCGCCACCCTCCTCTCCTCGGGCGAGGTGCTGGTGCTCGGCGGCACCACCGCGGAGGTGTTCAACCCCTACGACAACGTGTCCACGCCCACGGGGTCCCCCATCGACTCGCGCGTCCAGAACCACACCGCGACCGTGCTCCCGTCGGGCAAGGTGCTGGCACTGAGTGGACGGCTCGGCGGGCCCAGCGCCTGGCGCTCCAGCGCGGAGGTCTATGACCCCGCCACGCGCACCTGGACGTCCGCGAACGTCATGAGCACTCCCCGTGGCTACCACACGGCGACCCTGCTCGACTCGGGCAAGGTGTTGGTGGTGGGCGGCGAGTCCTCCCAGGGCGCGACGGACTCCGTGGAGGTGTACGACCCGGACACGAACACGTGGAGCTCGGAGGCCCCCGTGAGCCCGCCGCGCTGGGGCCACACGGCGACGCGACTCCACTCGGGCCGGGTGTTGGTGCTCGGCGGCACGAGTGCCCCCGGCACCGTGTCCCAGGACGCGCGGGAGTATGACCCCTCCACCCACGCCTGGTCGTCCGTGGCGGCCATGCCTCGGGCCCGCTCCGGCCACATCGCCGTCCGGCTCTACTCGGGCAAGGTGCTGGTGCTTGGCGGCGGCAGTGACGCGGTGGACATCTACGATCCGTATGGCGCCACCCCGTGGACCTCCGGCCCGGCCTTGGCTTCCGGGAACTCGGCCGCCAGCGCGACCCTGCTCTACTCGGGCGAGGTGCTGGTCACGCGCTCCACCGGCCAGGCGTCGCTGTATGACCCGTCCACGAACACCTGGCTGGCCGCGGGAGCGCTGACGGCACCGCTCGCGGCCCATGCCGTGACGTTCCTGCACACGGGCCAGGTGCTGGTGACGGGGGGCTCCGCCTCCTCCGACGTCACCACGGTGCAGCGCTACACGCGCTGA
- a CDS encoding DoxX family protein, with protein sequence MPTPDSNLFPLWLVQALCTLFLAITFLQSGLDKVIDWKGNLGWLTGHFAKSPLRGMVPLLLATLTVLELAAGAVSAAGLVFLVLSGSTRVAMWGAALSGLSFVALFFGQRMAKDYAGAGGLVPYFLVSLVALLTLRG encoded by the coding sequence ATGCCGACTCCCGACTCGAACCTCTTCCCCCTCTGGCTCGTCCAGGCGCTGTGCACCCTCTTCCTCGCCATCACCTTCCTCCAGTCTGGCCTGGACAAGGTCATCGATTGGAAGGGCAACCTGGGGTGGCTGACCGGACACTTCGCCAAGAGCCCGCTGCGCGGGATGGTGCCGCTGCTGCTGGCGACCCTCACGGTGCTGGAGCTGGCCGCTGGCGCGGTGAGCGCGGCCGGGCTGGTGTTCCTGGTGCTCTCTGGCTCCACGCGGGTGGCCATGTGGGGCGCGGCCCTCTCCGGACTCTCCTTCGTGGCCCTCTTCTTCGGCCAGCGCATGGCCAAGGACTACGCGGGGGCCGGGGGCCTCGTCCCTTATTTCCTCGTGAGTCTGGTGGCCCTCCTCACCCTGCGCGGCTGA
- a CDS encoding PPC domain-containing protein: MRHRISAVLLALPLVACGVEAPDAESTEHADAPRALGMTACSTPLANGVKETGISAEANAWSCTYTLEVPAGAGKLSFDMVRSASGRGSAFMYVRFGAEPTTTTSDCNPGRVSDANCTFLRPRAGTWYVKIGGFSSPASGLELTGAYTLGIPGDSVLANGVETARYLYKGGVWKCFTLDVPSGMRSVVFNERLTRTGWNVPPELYVRHGEQPTQAAHACKTYPDYGLGTCTLDNPAAGTWFACSYGDYDLEGVTVKGTYE, encoded by the coding sequence ATGCGTCATCGGATTTCAGCCGTGCTCCTCGCATTGCCCCTCGTGGCTTGCGGTGTGGAGGCCCCGGATGCGGAGTCGACGGAGCACGCCGACGCGCCTCGCGCCCTGGGCATGACGGCCTGCTCGACCCCGCTCGCCAATGGCGTGAAGGAGACGGGCATCTCCGCCGAGGCCAATGCCTGGAGTTGCACCTACACGCTGGAAGTGCCCGCGGGCGCGGGCAAGCTCTCGTTCGACATGGTCCGCTCGGCCAGTGGCAGGGGGAGCGCCTTCATGTACGTGCGTTTCGGCGCCGAGCCGACCACCACCACGTCCGACTGCAATCCGGGCAGGGTCTCCGATGCGAACTGCACCTTCCTCCGCCCGCGGGCCGGCACCTGGTACGTGAAGATCGGCGGCTTCTCCAGCCCCGCCTCGGGCCTGGAGCTGACGGGCGCGTACACCCTCGGCATCCCCGGTGACAGCGTGCTGGCCAACGGCGTGGAGACGGCCCGCTACCTGTACAAGGGAGGCGTGTGGAAGTGCTTCACCCTGGACGTGCCGAGCGGGATGCGCTCGGTCGTCTTCAACGAGCGGCTCACGAGGACCGGGTGGAACGTCCCCCCGGAGCTGTACGTGAGACACGGCGAGCAGCCCACCCAGGCGGCCCATGCCTGCAAGACGTATCCGGACTACGGACTGGGGACCTGCACGCTCGACAACCCGGCCGCGGGCACCTGGTTCGCGTGCTCGTACGGGGACTACGATCTCGAGGGTGTGACCGTGAAGGGCACCTACGAATAA
- a CDS encoding DUF1810 family protein, with translation MRRMRSTSFRRVCPGQGRRLVTTRELGFSMTAQRSIYPQALAELARGREMSHWRWFVFPRLAGLGRGDMARRCAIVRSGQREWTGQGGYEGPSCGMCSPAA, from the coding sequence ATGAGGCGCATGCGTTCGACTTCCTTTCGGCGCGTCTGTCCGGGGCAAGGCAGACGTCTCGTCACGACCAGGGAGCTTGGCTTCTCAATGACCGCGCAGCGGAGCATATACCCACAGGCGCTCGCCGAGCTGGCGCGCGGCCGCGAGATGAGCCACTGGAGGTGGTTCGTGTTCCCGCGGCTCGCGGGCCTGGGCCGCGGCGACATGGCCCGGCGCTGCGCCATCGTCAGGAGCGGACAGCGCGAGTGGACTGGGCAGGGCGGCTACGAAGGACCTTCGTGTGGGATGTGTTCGCCCGCGGCATGA
- a CDS encoding TIM-barrel domain-containing protein yields the protein MRKPKPEQRLTRLLALIAVVGCGGARDDAESLPVQDGGRATTGRTRSSLALSGGAGPYTFGTNADSSMCLDVDKGSPDPKTNIQVWNCTGGEPQKFWVENQGDGLVRLVNTGTNRCVDIDNAGTADRTPIQLFPCNGTNAQKFRIEDGGNGKVRFVSPLSNKCLDVAGGIAPRDTVTDVQLFTCNGTNAQLWTPNSLAPSARNVTGVTSTADSVTLSMSSGDQLKVRMVKPEIAWIDFLPGGASSPKTLVVDPAKTWAVGTGVSVNASSDPITLTTSKMVVKITRTPCRVSISDTAGNVLVSEQAAEGFYGNGVNFNHAADEPFYGIGGYHVLANSDAGLRRDSGGHVTASEQGHAGAPYAFTLKYGLLFDSAGGDFLIDSSRLEFSNTSKKDVDLYFIVGEPKAFMRAMTEISGRPPMFPKWAMGFINTEWGSDKAEVTNIINTYRSKAIPIDSFIFDFDWKAWGEDNYGEWRWNSVNGPGNYSQVAKFPDGASGGFAASMAAQGIKLGGITKPRILMKNSSGGTTAAAQWALDHGCFFKFQGDDYVDYFSGRQCKDVNFALADCRNWFWSHFKDSYDAGIVAWWNDEADNLAFWDDNFQFLNMQRGAYEWQRAYSGKRVWSINRNQFLGSQRYGYALWSGDTWNFDSAGKYIGWKTMAEQRERLLASVNAGAVKWGMDTGAHNGTPTHENYARYMQFSAMVPVHRVHGYLNQQRQPWVYGPIAEAASKNALYLRYRLLPYIYAYERNAYETGLGLVWPLFYEFLGDTNVRNTFESWMFGDYLLASPVVEEGQSTKTLYLPAGTWYDFTRGTAYVGPQWIRYPLNTSTWEDLPLFIRKGAIIPMQESQNWIGERAIRKVYLEVFPDAAQSRFTYYDDDGDTFQYEGSAYFKQAMTAQDNGASGIRFDIGARTGNYTPPSLQYYVAKLHGKAAAAVTVNGQASTRYNGKAALESASGEGWATGTDVYGDVTYVKVSAGSARSILATGNAAPDRTVYEAEEAILQGSGSINKDHVNFSGSGFVDGYQKQGTTTRFHVRVPTAGNYAVSLRYANATGSAKTLSVYANGGKAVQTSLASLANWDTWAERAETLNLAAGDNIISYQYDASDSGNVNLDSISLAVANSSPAPVSPTYYRIKNRWTGDFLHIENLDRDGKVQYGAAPAGNWSSHWYMVTDGGYTRFVNRWSGDVLHLEGLKGWVQYGRVPDYYASGQWTLEDVQGYKRFRNRWQPNAYVHIEDKLGYAQYKDNVPAANASSQWSFEQVP from the coding sequence ATGAGGAAACCCAAACCAGAACAACGGCTCACCAGGCTGCTTGCGCTCATCGCGGTGGTTGGATGCGGAGGGGCACGGGATGACGCGGAGTCCCTCCCGGTTCAGGATGGCGGTCGGGCCACCACCGGGCGAACCCGATCAAGCCTTGCCCTCTCCGGCGGCGCGGGCCCCTACACCTTCGGTACGAACGCCGACTCCAGCATGTGTCTGGATGTGGACAAGGGCAGCCCCGACCCCAAGACCAACATCCAGGTCTGGAACTGCACCGGCGGCGAGCCCCAGAAGTTCTGGGTGGAGAACCAGGGCGACGGCCTCGTGCGCCTCGTCAACACCGGGACCAACAGGTGCGTGGACATCGACAATGCCGGGACCGCCGACCGGACCCCCATCCAGCTCTTCCCTTGTAACGGCACCAACGCCCAGAAGTTCCGGATCGAAGATGGCGGCAACGGCAAGGTCCGGTTCGTCAGCCCGCTGAGCAACAAGTGCCTGGACGTCGCGGGGGGCATCGCCCCGAGGGACACGGTCACCGACGTCCAGCTCTTCACCTGCAACGGCACCAACGCGCAGCTCTGGACGCCGAACTCGCTCGCGCCCAGCGCGAGGAACGTGACCGGCGTCACGTCCACCGCGGACTCCGTCACCCTCTCCATGAGCAGCGGAGACCAGCTCAAGGTCCGGATGGTGAAGCCGGAGATCGCCTGGATCGACTTCCTGCCGGGCGGCGCGTCCAGCCCCAAGACGCTGGTCGTGGATCCGGCCAAGACCTGGGCCGTCGGGACCGGCGTCTCCGTGAACGCGAGTTCCGATCCGATCACCCTCACCACGAGCAAGATGGTGGTGAAGATCACGCGCACCCCGTGCCGGGTCTCCATCTCCGACACCGCCGGAAACGTGCTGGTCAGTGAGCAGGCCGCCGAGGGCTTCTACGGCAACGGCGTGAATTTCAACCACGCCGCCGACGAGCCCTTCTACGGCATCGGCGGCTATCACGTCCTGGCCAACTCGGACGCGGGCCTGCGGCGCGATTCCGGCGGCCACGTGACGGCCAGCGAGCAGGGACACGCGGGCGCGCCCTACGCCTTCACCCTCAAGTACGGCCTCTTGTTCGACTCGGCGGGGGGCGACTTCCTCATCGACTCGAGCCGCCTCGAGTTCAGCAACACGTCCAAGAAGGACGTCGACCTCTACTTCATCGTCGGCGAGCCCAAGGCCTTCATGCGGGCCATGACCGAGATCAGCGGCAGGCCCCCCATGTTCCCCAAGTGGGCCATGGGCTTCATCAATACCGAGTGGGGGTCGGACAAGGCCGAGGTCACGAACATCATCAACACCTACCGAAGCAAGGCCATCCCCATCGACTCGTTCATCTTCGATTTCGACTGGAAGGCCTGGGGCGAGGACAACTACGGCGAGTGGCGCTGGAACAGCGTCAACGGGCCCGGCAACTACAGCCAGGTCGCCAAGTTTCCGGACGGCGCCTCCGGTGGCTTCGCGGCCAGCATGGCCGCGCAGGGCATCAAGCTGGGCGGAATCACCAAGCCCCGCATCCTCATGAAGAACTCCAGCGGTGGGACGACGGCCGCGGCGCAGTGGGCCCTCGACCACGGGTGCTTCTTCAAGTTCCAGGGCGATGACTACGTCGACTACTTCTCCGGCCGCCAGTGCAAGGACGTGAACTTCGCCCTCGCGGACTGCCGCAACTGGTTCTGGAGTCACTTCAAGGACTCGTATGACGCCGGAATCGTGGCGTGGTGGAACGACGAGGCCGACAACCTGGCGTTCTGGGATGACAACTTCCAGTTCCTGAACATGCAGCGGGGCGCCTACGAGTGGCAGCGCGCCTACAGCGGCAAGCGCGTCTGGTCCATCAACCGCAACCAGTTCCTGGGCTCACAGCGCTACGGCTACGCGCTCTGGTCCGGGGACACCTGGAACTTCGACAGCGCGGGGAAATACATCGGCTGGAAGACCATGGCCGAGCAGCGCGAGCGGCTGCTCGCCTCGGTCAACGCCGGCGCCGTGAAGTGGGGCATGGACACCGGCGCCCACAACGGCACGCCGACCCACGAGAACTACGCGCGCTACATGCAGTTCTCCGCCATGGTGCCGGTGCACCGGGTGCACGGCTACCTCAACCAGCAGCGCCAGCCGTGGGTGTACGGTCCGATCGCCGAGGCCGCCTCCAAGAACGCCCTGTACCTGCGCTACCGGCTGCTGCCCTACATCTACGCGTACGAGCGCAACGCCTATGAGACCGGCCTCGGCCTCGTGTGGCCGCTCTTCTACGAGTTCCTGGGCGACACCAACGTCCGCAACACCTTCGAGTCGTGGATGTTCGGCGACTACCTGCTGGCGTCCCCGGTCGTCGAGGAGGGCCAGAGCACGAAGACCCTCTACCTCCCGGCCGGCACCTGGTACGACTTCACCCGTGGCACGGCCTACGTGGGGCCGCAGTGGATCCGCTACCCCCTGAACACCAGCACGTGGGAGGACCTGCCCCTGTTCATCCGCAAGGGCGCCATCATCCCCATGCAGGAGAGCCAGAACTGGATCGGTGAGCGGGCCATCCGAAAGGTCTACCTGGAGGTCTTCCCCGACGCCGCCCAGAGCCGGTTCACCTACTACGACGACGACGGGGATACGTTCCAGTACGAGGGGAGCGCCTACTTCAAGCAGGCCATGACCGCCCAGGACAACGGAGCGAGCGGTATCCGCTTCGACATCGGCGCCAGGACCGGAAACTACACGCCCCCGTCGCTCCAGTACTACGTCGCCAAGCTCCACGGGAAGGCGGCCGCCGCGGTCACCGTGAACGGCCAGGCGTCCACCCGCTACAACGGCAAGGCCGCGCTCGAGAGCGCCTCGGGTGAGGGCTGGGCGACCGGCACCGACGTCTACGGCGACGTCACCTACGTCAAGGTGTCCGCCGGCTCCGCCAGGAGCATCCTCGCCACCGGCAACGCGGCCCCGGACCGGACCGTCTATGAGGCCGAGGAGGCCATCCTCCAGGGGAGCGGTTCGATCAACAAGGACCACGTCAACTTCTCCGGCTCCGGGTTCGTGGACGGGTACCAGAAACAGGGCACCACCACCCGGTTCCATGTCCGCGTGCCGACGGCCGGGAACTACGCCGTCTCGCTGCGGTACGCCAATGCGACGGGGAGCGCGAAGACGCTGAGCGTCTACGCCAACGGCGGCAAGGCCGTGCAGACCTCGCTCGCCTCCCTGGCGAACTGGGACACCTGGGCGGAGCGGGCGGAGACGCTCAACCTCGCCGCCGGCGACAACATCATCAGCTACCAGTACGACGCGAGTGACTCGGGGAACGTGAACCTCGACTCCATCTCGCTGGCGGTCGCGAACTCGAGTCCGGCGCCGGTCTCGCCCACCTACTACCGCATCAAGAACCGCTGGACCGGCGACTTCCTGCACATCGAGAACCTGGACCGGGACGGAAAGGTCCAGTACGGCGCCGCGCCCGCCGGCAACTGGAGCAGCCACTGGTACATGGTCACGGACGGCGGATACACGCGGTTCGTCAACCGCTGGAGCGGCGATGTGTTGCACCTCGAGGGGCTGAAGGGCTGGGTGCAGTACGGACGCGTCCCGGATTACTACGCCAGCGGCCAATGGACCCTGGAAGACGTCCAGGGTTACAAGCGATTCCGTAACCGCTGGCAGCCCAACGCCTACGTCCACATCGAGGACAAGCTCGGCTACGCGCAGTACAAGGACAACGTCCCCGCCGCCAACGCCAGCAGCCAGTGGTCGTTCGAGCAGGTCCCGTGA